Proteins encoded together in one Cellulomonas gilvus ATCC 13127 window:
- a CDS encoding YggS family pyridoxal phosphate-dependent enzyme codes for MTDEQHDERIAALDRRLAEVRERVRRACAAAGRPERDVTLLLASKAQPLPVVRAAVEASARTPGPVLLGENRVQELVAKAPALLDLGPAWHFIGPLQSNKVNAALPWVSCVESLASLELAHRLAARVPDRSAPLDVMVQVNVSGEPTKSGVAPDDALALARDVAAIDGLRLVGLMTVGARSDDEAVVASGYDRLRSLRDEVLASGAPGTASAVGLSMGMSGDLELAIAHGATVVRIGSAVFGGR; via the coding sequence GTGACCGACGAGCAGCACGACGAGCGCATCGCGGCCCTGGACCGCCGCCTCGCCGAGGTGCGCGAGCGGGTGCGCCGCGCGTGCGCCGCCGCCGGGCGCCCCGAGCGCGACGTCACGCTCCTGCTCGCGTCGAAGGCGCAGCCGCTGCCCGTGGTGCGGGCCGCGGTCGAGGCCTCCGCTCGCACGCCCGGGCCTGTGCTGCTGGGCGAGAACCGCGTGCAGGAGCTCGTGGCGAAGGCGCCCGCGCTCCTGGACCTGGGACCGGCGTGGCACTTCATCGGCCCGCTGCAGTCGAACAAGGTCAACGCGGCGCTGCCGTGGGTCTCGTGCGTCGAGTCGCTCGCGAGCCTCGAGCTGGCGCACCGGCTCGCCGCGCGCGTGCCGGACCGCTCCGCTCCGCTGGACGTGATGGTCCAGGTCAACGTCTCGGGCGAGCCCACCAAGAGCGGCGTGGCCCCCGACGACGCGCTCGCGCTCGCGCGGGACGTCGCCGCGATCGACGGGCTGCGTCTGGTGGGGCTGATGACGGTCGGCGCACGCAGCGACGACGAGGCCGTCGTCGCGTCGGGCTACGACCGGCTGCGGTCGCTGCGCGACGAGGTGCTCGCGAGCGGCGCACCCGGGACCGCGAGCGCGGTGGGCCTGTCGATGGGCATGAGCGGCGACCTGGAGCTCGCGATCGCCCACGGGGCGACCGTGGTGCGCATCGGCAGCGCGGTGTTCGGCGGGCGCTGA
- a CDS encoding lipoate--protein ligase family protein, producing the protein MTHERTARDRRHGEYKVPGGKLVTVDLEVHDGVLADVRVSGDFFLEPDDALVEIDAALAGLPADTTTLRLADAVREHLAAAQDAGRLVGPVAMVGFDERAVAVAVRRALGLSTTWEDHEFAVIRPGPMPPAVHAALDQVLTEELAAGRRGPTLRFWEWEDPAVVIGSFQSLRNEVDLAAAERYGITVVRRISGGGAMFMEAGNCITFSLVVPASLVDGMTFEESYAFLNQWVLGALADVGVQATLTGLNDIASPAGKLAGSAQKRVVGGAVLHHVTMSYDIDAAKMLEVLRIGREKVSDKGTPSAAKRVDPVRSQTHLPREAVIDAFEAHFRARYPSVPGDLRPAELERAEELRRTKFADPAWTARVP; encoded by the coding sequence GTGACCCACGAGCGCACCGCACGGGACAGGCGGCACGGCGAGTACAAGGTGCCGGGCGGCAAGCTCGTCACGGTGGACCTGGAGGTCCACGACGGCGTCCTGGCGGACGTCCGGGTGTCCGGCGACTTCTTCCTCGAGCCCGACGACGCGCTCGTCGAGATCGACGCGGCGCTCGCGGGGCTCCCCGCGGACACCACGACGCTGCGCCTGGCCGACGCCGTGCGCGAGCACCTCGCGGCGGCGCAGGACGCGGGCCGCCTCGTCGGCCCGGTGGCGATGGTCGGGTTCGACGAGCGGGCCGTCGCCGTCGCCGTCCGCCGTGCGCTGGGCCTGTCGACCACGTGGGAGGACCACGAGTTCGCGGTGATCCGGCCCGGCCCGATGCCGCCCGCGGTGCACGCGGCGCTCGACCAGGTGCTGACCGAGGAGCTCGCGGCGGGGCGGCGCGGTCCCACGCTGCGGTTCTGGGAGTGGGAGGACCCCGCGGTCGTCATCGGCTCGTTCCAGTCGCTGCGTAACGAGGTGGACCTGGCCGCCGCCGAGCGGTACGGCATCACCGTGGTGCGCCGCATCTCGGGCGGCGGCGCGATGTTCATGGAGGCGGGCAACTGCATCACGTTCTCGCTGGTGGTCCCGGCCTCGCTCGTCGACGGGATGACGTTCGAGGAGTCGTACGCGTTCCTCAACCAGTGGGTGCTCGGCGCGCTCGCGGACGTGGGCGTGCAGGCCACGCTCACCGGCCTGAACGACATCGCCTCACCCGCGGGCAAGCTCGCGGGTTCCGCGCAGAAGCGCGTGGTGGGCGGCGCCGTGCTGCACCACGTGACGATGTCGTACGACATCGATGCGGCGAAGATGCTCGAGGTGCTGCGCATCGGCCGCGAGAAGGTCTCCGACAAGGGCACGCCCAGCGCGGCCAAGCGCGTGGACCCCGTGCGCTCGCAGACGCACCTGCCGCGTGAGGCCGTGATCGACGCGTTCGAGGCGCACTTCCGCGCCCGCTACCCGAGCGTCCCGGGCGATCTGCGTCCAGCCGAGCTCGAGCGGGCCGAGGAGCTGCGGCGCACCAAGTTCGCCGACCCCGCGTGGACCGCGCGCGTGCCCTGA
- a CDS encoding sensor domain-containing protein — MTSTVPDGPGTSPARSRRSGWWWLTGIALLGLVVVLVLQPWSHETEPLLPPTESALSTSPRSASPTAPTAAPSATPTLPPVPGAEAVFDDSTMRALFVRPRVLEDTVPAAQDGVALRIRSGELAWGLPDGSRVEPERCTAAVTVVTTAPAAFDARAWGNAGLDFTQTLTLLPDAASAAEAFRELVTTVDGCPRYRQVNPGMDGAVWTAEPAIEGQGVYPSIVQEVVHEAEGQRTPTFRGHLLVGNVVVSWTAAAPGDGDDLGARLATLGTADSLSMLMQERAQAAVQGLG, encoded by the coding sequence GTGACGAGCACGGTGCCCGACGGCCCCGGGACGTCTCCCGCGCGCTCTCGCAGGTCCGGGTGGTGGTGGCTCACGGGCATCGCCCTGCTCGGGCTCGTGGTGGTCCTGGTCCTGCAGCCGTGGTCGCACGAGACCGAACCCCTCCTCCCACCGACGGAGAGCGCCCTGAGCACCTCGCCGAGGTCGGCGTCCCCGACCGCACCGACCGCCGCACCGTCCGCGACGCCGACCCTGCCGCCCGTGCCGGGCGCCGAGGCGGTGTTCGACGACAGCACCATGCGCGCGCTGTTCGTCCGGCCGCGGGTGCTCGAGGACACGGTCCCCGCCGCGCAGGACGGGGTCGCGCTGCGGATCCGGTCGGGCGAGCTCGCGTGGGGGCTGCCCGACGGGTCGCGCGTCGAGCCCGAGCGGTGCACCGCCGCGGTCACCGTGGTCACCACGGCTCCGGCGGCGTTCGACGCACGCGCCTGGGGCAACGCGGGCCTGGACTTCACGCAGACGCTCACGCTGCTGCCCGATGCGGCCTCCGCGGCCGAGGCGTTCCGCGAGCTGGTGACGACCGTCGACGGGTGCCCCCGGTACAGGCAGGTGAACCCCGGCATGGACGGTGCCGTCTGGACGGCCGAGCCCGCGATCGAGGGCCAGGGTGTGTACCCGTCGATCGTGCAGGAGGTCGTGCACGAGGCCGAGGGGCAGCGGACCCCCACGTTCCGCGGCCACCTGCTCGTCGGGAACGTCGTCGTCAGCTGGACCGCGGCGGCGCCCGGCGACGGCGACGACCTGGGGGCGCGGCTCGCGACGCTCGGCACCGCCGACTCGCTGTCGATGCTGATGCAGGAGCGCGCGCAGGCGGCGGTCCAGGGCCTGGGCTGA
- the cimA gene encoding citramalate synthase, with protein MTSGPTASTALPHLTGRAFQVYDTTLRDGAQQEGIALSVADKLAIAPLLDELGVGFIEGGWPGAVPKDTEFFKRAAKELDLRNAELAAFGATRKPGTRAHDDPQVRALLDSEAPVVALVAKSDLRHAERALRTTGQENLAMITDTVALLVREGRRVVVDAEHFFDGFRFDAAYARAAVLAAFEAGAEVVALCDTNGGMIPAWVAAIVQDVRAAVGPDAVLGMHAHNDSGCAVANTLAAVEAGCSHVQGTVNGYGERTGNADLLAVVANLELKYGLPVLAHDDERPGGLPELTRIAHAISEITNISPFARSPYVGASAFAHKAGLHASAIRVDPDLYQHIDPALIGNDMRMLVSDMAGRASIELKGRELGFDLSGRPEVLGRVTERVKDAEARGYTYEAADASFELLLVEEVEGRRPHYFRVESWRTIVERVGGRGTPATAEATVKLHAGGERMVSTGEGNGPVNALDHALRLALVGAYPELEPFELIDFKVRILDSMHGTDAVTRVLIEMTDGQASWSTVGVGPNLLEASWEALTDATIWGLRKHGVEPR; from the coding sequence GTGACCTCCGGCCCGACCGCCAGCACCGCCCTGCCGCACCTGACCGGGCGTGCGTTCCAGGTGTACGACACGACGCTGCGGGACGGCGCCCAGCAGGAGGGCATCGCGCTGTCCGTCGCGGACAAGCTCGCGATCGCGCCGCTGCTGGACGAGCTGGGCGTGGGCTTCATCGAGGGCGGCTGGCCGGGCGCGGTCCCCAAGGACACCGAGTTCTTCAAGCGCGCGGCCAAGGAGCTCGACCTGCGCAACGCCGAGCTCGCCGCGTTCGGCGCGACGCGCAAGCCCGGCACGCGCGCGCACGACGACCCGCAGGTGCGGGCGCTGCTCGACTCCGAGGCCCCGGTCGTCGCGCTCGTGGCCAAGAGCGACCTGCGGCACGCCGAGCGCGCGCTGCGGACGACGGGCCAGGAGAACCTGGCGATGATCACCGACACGGTCGCGCTCCTGGTCCGCGAGGGGCGGCGCGTGGTCGTGGATGCGGAGCACTTCTTCGACGGGTTCCGGTTCGACGCCGCATACGCGCGCGCGGCGGTGCTCGCGGCGTTCGAGGCGGGTGCCGAGGTGGTCGCGCTGTGCGACACCAACGGCGGCATGATCCCGGCGTGGGTCGCGGCGATCGTGCAGGACGTGCGCGCGGCCGTCGGCCCCGACGCCGTGCTCGGCATGCACGCGCACAACGACTCGGGCTGCGCGGTGGCGAACACGCTCGCCGCGGTCGAGGCCGGGTGCTCGCACGTGCAGGGCACGGTCAACGGCTACGGCGAGCGGACGGGCAACGCCGACCTGCTCGCCGTGGTGGCGAACCTCGAGCTCAAGTACGGGCTGCCGGTGCTGGCGCACGACGACGAGCGCCCGGGCGGCCTGCCCGAGCTGACGCGCATCGCGCACGCGATCAGCGAGATCACCAACATCTCGCCGTTCGCGCGTTCGCCGTACGTGGGGGCCAGCGCGTTCGCGCACAAGGCCGGTCTGCACGCGTCCGCGATCCGGGTGGACCCGGACCTGTACCAGCACATCGACCCTGCGCTCATCGGCAACGACATGCGCATGCTCGTCTCCGACATGGCCGGACGCGCGTCGATCGAGCTCAAGGGCCGCGAGCTCGGCTTCGACCTGTCGGGGCGCCCCGAGGTGCTGGGTCGCGTGACCGAGCGCGTCAAGGACGCCGAGGCGCGTGGCTACACGTACGAGGCCGCCGACGCGTCGTTCGAGCTGCTGCTGGTCGAGGAGGTCGAGGGTCGGCGCCCGCACTACTTCCGCGTCGAGTCGTGGCGCACGATCGTCGAGCGCGTGGGCGGACGGGGGACCCCGGCGACCGCGGAGGCGACCGTGAAGCTGCACGCGGGCGGCGAGCGCATGGTCTCCACCGGCGAGGGCAACGGACCGGTCAACGCGCTCGACCATGCGCTGCGGCTCGCGCTGGTAGGTGCCTACCCCGAGCTCGAGCCGTTCGAGCTCATCGACTTCAAGGTCCGGATCCTCGACTCGATGCACGGCACCGATGCGGTCACGCGCGTGCTCATCGAGATGACCGACGGGCAGGCGTCCTGGAGCACCGTGGGCGTGGGCCCCAACCTGCTCGAGGCGTCGTGGGAGGCGCTGACCGACGCGACCATCTGGGGCCTGCGCAAGCACGGGGTCGAGCCGCGCTGA
- a CDS encoding branched-chain amino acid aminotransferase encodes MSTVASSPSADLFEVHASTTPVPDDERAQHLAAPRFGTVFTDHMSRISFSQERGWHSRRVEPYGPLQLAPATSVLHYGQEIFEGLKAYRHADGSVWTFRPQANAARFARSAHRLALPELPEEDFLASIEALVRADAAWVPTGEETSLYLRPFMYASESFLGVRPSLEAEYLVIASPVGPYFSGGVRPVAIWVDQEFHRAGAGGTGAAKCGGNYAASLLPQQRAYDKGFEQVCFLDASTNTYLEELGGMNIFVVHADGSVVTPPVSGSILEGVTRSSILQLLTDAGHEVSQRQVTLAELRAGLADASITEVFACGTAAVITPIGRLASDDFDLTVADGAAGPVTTRTRAELTDIQYGRATDRHGWLHRLL; translated from the coding sequence ATGAGCACCGTCGCTTCCTCCCCATCGGCCGACCTCTTCGAGGTGCACGCGTCGACGACCCCCGTCCCGGACGACGAGCGCGCGCAGCACCTCGCGGCGCCGCGGTTCGGCACGGTCTTCACGGACCACATGTCCCGGATCTCCTTCTCGCAGGAGCGCGGCTGGCACAGCAGGCGTGTGGAGCCGTACGGCCCGCTGCAGCTGGCGCCCGCGACGTCGGTGCTCCACTACGGCCAGGAGATCTTCGAGGGCCTCAAGGCCTACCGGCACGCCGACGGCTCGGTGTGGACGTTCCGGCCCCAGGCCAACGCGGCACGGTTCGCGCGGTCCGCGCACCGCCTCGCGCTGCCCGAGCTGCCCGAGGAGGACTTCCTCGCATCGATCGAGGCGCTCGTGCGCGCCGACGCTGCGTGGGTGCCCACGGGCGAGGAGACGAGCCTGTACCTGCGGCCGTTCATGTACGCGTCCGAGTCGTTCCTGGGCGTGCGTCCCTCGCTCGAGGCCGAGTACCTGGTGATCGCCTCACCCGTGGGGCCGTACTTCTCCGGCGGGGTGCGCCCCGTCGCCATCTGGGTGGACCAGGAGTTCCACCGCGCGGGTGCGGGCGGCACGGGGGCGGCCAAGTGCGGCGGCAACTACGCCGCGAGCCTGCTGCCGCAGCAGCGGGCGTACGACAAGGGCTTCGAGCAGGTGTGCTTCCTCGACGCATCGACGAACACGTACCTCGAGGAGCTCGGCGGGATGAACATCTTCGTCGTGCACGCCGACGGCTCGGTGGTGACGCCCCCGGTCTCGGGCTCGATCCTCGAGGGCGTGACGCGCTCGTCGATCCTGCAGCTCCTCACGGACGCGGGCCACGAGGTCTCGCAGCGCCAGGTCACGCTCGCCGAGCTGCGTGCGGGGCTGGCGGACGCCTCGATCACCGAGGTGTTCGCGTGCGGCACTGCCGCGGTCATCACGCCGATCGGCCGGCTCGCGTCGGACGACTTCGACCTCACGGTCGCCGACGGTGCCGCCGGTCCGGTCACGACGAGGACCCGCGCCGAGCTCACCGACATCCAGTACGGGCGCGCGACCGACCGGCACGGCTGGCTGCACCGCCTTCTCTGA
- a CDS encoding 3-isopropylmalate dehydrogenase, with translation MSSSATARDINLAVVAGDGIGTEVVEQGLLVLEAALAGSGVGVTTTSFDLGARRWHATGETLTDEDLTAIRTHDAILLGAIGDPTVPSGVLERGLLLKLRFALDHYVNLRPGKLFPGVTGPLANPGEVDFVVVREGTEGPYVGNGGAIRVGTPHEVANEVSVNTAFGVERVVRDAFARAAARPRKKLTLVHKHNVLVHAGHLWRRTVEALNAEFPDVTVDYLHVDAATIFLVTDPGRFDVIVTDNLFGDILTDLAAAITGGIGLAASANINPDRTAPSMFEPVHGSAPDIAGQGKADPTATVLSVALLLDHLGLHTQARVVEDAVAADLAERGTAARVRSTAEVGKDLAARVAG, from the coding sequence ATGAGCAGCAGCGCCACCGCCCGGGACATCAACCTCGCCGTCGTCGCCGGCGACGGCATCGGCACCGAGGTGGTCGAGCAGGGGCTCCTGGTGCTCGAGGCCGCGCTCGCGGGCAGCGGCGTGGGCGTCACGACGACGAGCTTCGACCTGGGCGCACGCCGGTGGCACGCCACCGGCGAGACCCTGACCGACGAGGACCTGACCGCGATCCGCACGCACGACGCGATCCTGCTCGGCGCGATCGGTGACCCCACGGTGCCGTCGGGCGTGCTCGAGCGCGGGCTCCTGCTCAAGCTGCGCTTCGCGCTGGACCACTACGTCAACCTGCGCCCCGGCAAGCTCTTCCCGGGTGTCACCGGGCCGCTCGCGAACCCGGGCGAGGTCGACTTCGTCGTCGTCCGCGAGGGCACCGAGGGTCCGTACGTCGGCAACGGCGGCGCGATCCGCGTGGGCACGCCGCACGAGGTCGCGAACGAGGTCAGCGTCAACACCGCGTTCGGCGTCGAGCGTGTGGTGCGTGACGCGTTCGCGCGCGCCGCGGCCCGTCCGCGCAAGAAGCTCACGCTCGTGCACAAGCACAACGTCCTGGTGCACGCGGGGCACCTGTGGCGCCGCACGGTCGAGGCCCTCAACGCCGAGTTCCCGGACGTCACGGTCGACTACCTGCACGTCGACGCCGCGACGATCTTCCTGGTCACCGACCCGGGCCGGTTCGACGTGATCGTCACGGACAACCTGTTCGGCGACATCCTCACCGACCTCGCGGCCGCGATCACGGGTGGCATCGGCCTGGCGGCCAGCGCCAACATCAACCCCGACCGCACGGCGCCCAGCATGTTCGAGCCCGTGCACGGATCGGCGCCCGACATCGCGGGCCAGGGCAAGGCGGACCCGACGGCCACGGTGCTGTCGGTCGCGCTGCTGCTGGACCACCTGGGGCTGCACACGCAGGCGCGCGTGGTCGAGGACGCGGTCGCCGCGGACCTGGCCGAGCGCGGCACCGCGGCCCGAGTACGGTCGACGGCCGAGGTGGGCAAGGACCTCGCCGCGCGCGTCGCGGGCTGA
- a CDS encoding ASCH domain-containing protein yields the protein MNGHVNGGYDEHGGHDMVDEHADVASDGDERITAFWQAARGHVGFGKLDGIVGSVPLDVVPPPSFSFGEGAEADAAVLEVLAGARTSGGSPRADYGLDSDLPRAGDLAIVLDSRGEPRALIRTTHVTLADDVVAEQFELVYPTDGPTPPVD from the coding sequence ATGAACGGGCACGTGAACGGCGGGTACGACGAGCACGGGGGCCACGACATGGTCGACGAGCACGCCGACGTGGCCTCCGACGGTGACGAGCGCATCACCGCGTTCTGGCAGGCCGCGCGCGGGCACGTCGGGTTCGGCAAGCTCGACGGCATCGTCGGCTCGGTGCCGCTCGACGTGGTTCCGCCGCCGTCGTTCTCGTTCGGCGAGGGTGCCGAGGCGGACGCGGCGGTGCTCGAGGTGCTGGCGGGTGCCCGGACGTCGGGCGGCTCGCCGCGCGCCGACTACGGGCTGGACAGCGACCTGCCGCGCGCGGGGGACCTGGCCATCGTGCTGGACTCCCGCGGCGAGCCGCGCGCGCTGATCCGCACGACGCATGTCACGCTCGCCGACGACGTCGTGGCCGAGCAGTTCGAGCTGGTCTACCCCACGGACGGGCCCACGCCGCCTGTCGACTGA
- the ilvC gene encoding ketol-acid reductoisomerase, protein MAELFYDDDADLSIIQSKKVAVVGYGSQGHAHSLNLRDSGVDVTVGLREGSASRAKAENQGLKVATVAEAVAGADVVVILAPDQVQRHVYRDEIEPNLKDGAALVFGHGFNIRFGYIKPAAGHDVFMVAPKGPGHLVRREYVDGRGVPVIVAVEQDASGSAWALALSYAKAIGGLRAAGIKTTFTEETETDLFGEQAVLCGGVSQLIQYGFETLTEAGYQPEVAYFEVLHELKLIVDLIWEGGITKQRWSVSDTAEYGDYVSGPRVITPDVKANMGQVLADIQSGAFAERFIADQDAGAPEFTALREAGQNHPIEPVGRELRKLFAWVKPSDSDYTEGSAAR, encoded by the coding sequence GTGGCCGAGCTGTTCTACGACGACGACGCCGACCTGTCGATCATCCAGTCCAAGAAGGTCGCCGTCGTCGGTTACGGCAGCCAGGGGCACGCGCACTCGCTCAACCTGCGCGACTCCGGCGTCGACGTGACCGTCGGCCTGCGTGAGGGCTCCGCGTCCCGCGCGAAGGCCGAGAACCAGGGCCTCAAGGTCGCGACCGTCGCCGAGGCGGTCGCCGGCGCCGACGTCGTCGTGATCCTCGCGCCCGACCAGGTGCAGCGGCACGTGTACCGCGACGAGATCGAGCCCAACCTCAAGGACGGCGCCGCGCTGGTCTTCGGGCACGGGTTCAACATCCGCTTCGGCTACATCAAGCCCGCCGCGGGTCACGACGTCTTCATGGTCGCCCCCAAGGGGCCGGGTCACCTGGTGCGCCGCGAGTACGTCGACGGCCGTGGCGTCCCCGTCATCGTCGCGGTCGAGCAGGACGCGTCCGGCTCGGCGTGGGCGCTCGCGCTGTCCTACGCCAAGGCGATCGGCGGTCTGCGTGCCGCGGGCATCAAGACCACGTTCACCGAGGAGACCGAGACCGACCTGTTCGGTGAGCAGGCCGTGCTGTGCGGTGGCGTCTCGCAGCTCATCCAGTACGGGTTCGAGACCCTGACCGAGGCCGGCTACCAGCCCGAGGTCGCGTACTTCGAGGTGCTGCACGAGCTCAAGCTGATCGTCGACCTCATCTGGGAGGGTGGCATCACCAAGCAGCGCTGGTCGGTGTCCGACACCGCCGAGTACGGCGACTACGTCTCCGGTCCGCGCGTCATCACGCCGGACGTCAAGGCGAACATGGGCCAGGTGCTCGCGGACATCCAGTCGGGCGCCTTTGCCGAGCGCTTCATCGCCGACCAGGACGCGGGTGCGCCCGAGTTCACCGCGCTGCGCGAGGCCGGCCAGAACCACCCGATCGAGCCCGTCGGCCGTGAGCTGCGCAAGCTGTTCGCATGGGTCAAGCCCTCCGACAGCGACTACACCGAGGGTTCGGCCGCGCGCTGA
- the ilvN gene encoding acetolactate synthase small subunit, with product MSRHTLSVLVENKPGVLTRVAGLFARRAFNIHSLAVGPTEHQEISRITVVVDVDELPLEQVTKQLNKLINVIKIVELEDAASVQRELLLVKVKADVTQRTSVLEVVQLFRAHVVDVVPDSVVIEATGSPGKLDALLAALEPFGIREIVQSGTVAIGRGSRSITDRALERVSRSA from the coding sequence ATGAGCCGTCACACGTTGTCCGTGCTCGTCGAGAACAAGCCGGGCGTGCTCACGCGCGTCGCGGGCCTGTTCGCGCGACGGGCGTTCAACATCCACTCCCTGGCCGTGGGCCCCACGGAGCACCAGGAGATCTCCCGGATCACGGTCGTCGTCGACGTCGACGAGCTGCCGCTCGAGCAGGTGACCAAGCAGCTCAACAAGCTCATCAACGTCATCAAGATCGTCGAGCTCGAGGACGCCGCGTCGGTCCAGCGCGAGCTGCTGCTGGTCAAGGTCAAGGCGGACGTGACGCAGCGGACCTCGGTGCTCGAGGTCGTGCAGCTGTTCCGCGCGCACGTCGTGGACGTCGTCCCCGACTCGGTCGTCATCGAGGCGACCGGCTCGCCCGGCAAGCTCGACGCGCTCCTGGCCGCCCTCGAGCCGTTCGGCATCCGTGAGATCGTGCAGTCCGGCACCGTCGCCATCGGCCGCGGGTCGCGCTCGATCACGGACCGGGCGCTCGAGCGCGTCTCGCGCTCCGCCTGA
- a CDS encoding acetolactate synthase large subunit, which translates to MVQGPHPAPPRTPVSPATVGAARPAPAPVASGATPGGAPSGLAVTTTVEHVTGAQSIVRSLEEAGAEVVFGIPGGAILPTYDPLMDSTRLRHILVRHEQGGGHAATGYAAATGRVGVCMATSGPGATNLVTPIADANMDSVPLVAITGQVGAAMIGTDAFQEADIVGITLPVTKHNYLVTDPDDIPRVIAEAFHIAATGRPGPVLVDIAKSAMQSSTTFTWPQDVALPGYHPVTKPHAKQIREAARLLATARRPVLYVGGGVIRARAARQLRALVDASGAPAVTTLMARGALPDTHPQHLGMPGMHGTVAAVAALQKADLIVALGARFDDRVTGRLASFAPHATIVHADIDPAEIGKNRAVDVPIVGDLREVLGDLLPELEREHGQHGKPDLEAWWRQLDAWRETFPLGYDEPTDGHLAPQHVIQRIGEITGPDATYVAGVGQHQMWAAQFIRYERPNSWLNSGGLGTMGYAVPAAMGAKVGEPDRTVWAIDGDGCFQMTNQELATCAINEIPIKVAVVNNSSLGMVRQWQTLFYESRYSNTDLHTGHGTARIPDFVKLADAYGCVGLRCETKADVDATIKRALEIDDQPVVVDFTVSRDAMVWPMVAAGVSNDDIQYARGISPAWDRED; encoded by the coding sequence ATGGTCCAGGGCCCCCACCCGGCACCGCCGAGGACGCCCGTGAGCCCGGCCACGGTCGGGGCGGCGCGTCCCGCGCCCGCCCCGGTCGCGTCCGGTGCGACACCGGGCGGCGCGCCGTCCGGCCTCGCCGTCACGACGACGGTCGAGCACGTCACGGGTGCGCAGTCGATCGTCCGCTCGCTCGAGGAGGCCGGCGCCGAGGTGGTCTTCGGCATCCCCGGCGGCGCGATCCTGCCGACGTACGACCCGCTCATGGACTCGACCCGCCTGCGGCACATCCTGGTCCGGCACGAGCAGGGTGGCGGCCACGCCGCGACCGGCTACGCGGCCGCGACCGGCCGCGTGGGCGTGTGCATGGCGACGTCCGGCCCGGGAGCCACCAACCTGGTCACCCCGATCGCCGACGCCAACATGGACTCCGTCCCGCTCGTGGCGATCACGGGTCAGGTCGGCGCGGCGATGATCGGCACGGACGCGTTCCAGGAGGCCGACATCGTCGGCATCACGCTCCCGGTGACCAAGCACAACTACCTGGTCACGGACCCCGACGACATCCCGCGCGTGATCGCGGAGGCGTTCCACATCGCCGCGACGGGCCGTCCCGGACCGGTGCTCGTGGACATCGCCAAGTCGGCCATGCAGTCGTCGACCACGTTCACGTGGCCGCAGGACGTCGCGCTGCCCGGCTACCACCCGGTGACCAAGCCGCACGCCAAGCAGATCCGGGAGGCCGCGCGGCTGCTCGCCACGGCGCGGCGACCCGTGCTGTACGTCGGCGGCGGCGTCATCCGCGCACGTGCGGCGCGTCAGCTGCGCGCGCTGGTCGACGCGTCCGGTGCGCCGGCCGTGACCACGCTCATGGCCCGCGGCGCGCTGCCCGACACGCACCCGCAGCACCTGGGCATGCCCGGAATGCACGGGACCGTGGCAGCCGTGGCCGCGCTGCAGAAGGCCGACCTGATCGTCGCGCTCGGCGCGCGGTTCGACGACCGTGTGACGGGGCGGCTCGCGTCGTTCGCGCCGCACGCCACGATCGTGCACGCGGACATCGACCCGGCCGAGATCGGCAAGAACCGTGCCGTGGACGTGCCCATCGTGGGCGACCTGCGCGAGGTCCTGGGTGACCTGCTGCCCGAGCTCGAGCGCGAGCACGGTCAGCACGGCAAGCCGGACCTCGAGGCGTGGTGGCGGCAGCTCGACGCGTGGCGCGAGACGTTCCCGCTGGGCTACGACGAGCCGACGGACGGGCACCTGGCCCCGCAGCACGTGATCCAGCGCATCGGCGAGATCACGGGCCCCGACGCGACGTACGTGGCGGGCGTGGGCCAGCACCAGATGTGGGCCGCGCAGTTCATCAGGTACGAGCGCCCGAACTCGTGGCTCAACTCCGGCGGCCTGGGCACCATGGGCTACGCGGTGCCCGCGGCGATGGGCGCCAAGGTGGGCGAGCCCGACCGCACGGTGTGGGCGATCGACGGCGACGGCTGCTTCCAGATGACCAACCAGGAGCTCGCGACCTGCGCGATCAACGAGATCCCCATCAAGGTCGCGGTGGTCAACAACTCCTCGCTCGGCATGGTGCGGCAGTGGCAGACGCTGTTCTACGAGTCGCGCTACTCCAACACGGACCTGCACACGGGCCACGGCACCGCGCGCATCCCCGACTTCGTCAAGCTCGCCGACGCGTACGGCTGCGTCGGCCTGCGCTGCGAGACGAAGGCGGACGTCGACGCGACGATCAAGCGCGCGCTCGAGATCGACGACCAGCCCGTCGTCGTCGACTTCACCGTCTCGCGTGACGCGATGGTGTGGCCGATGGTCGCCGCGGGCGTGAGCAACGACGACATCCAGTACGCGCGGGGCATCTCGCCGGCCTGGGACCGGGAGGACTGA